The genomic stretch AATaaaattttgggaaattattaCAAAGCACTTTGTTTGCAAGCCCAGAATAAAGATTgaccaaaataaaactaaaaaacatttggatttatgGACAGTTGGCTcgtgcgttttttttttaaaaaattttttatagTCCATATCATCCCCTGGGCCAGAGTGGACAACTTTGTGGGCTGTATTCGGCCCGCAGGCTGTATGTTTGACACCCCTGTTGTagaatgaaagtattaatttctttacaaaaaaaatcttactgaccccaaatctTTGAACTGTAGCATACTGTGGCttttgtgtttaattttttgtgttaaattaaatttgtagTGAAGTTTAAAGCGCACTCTTACCTAAATGTAAACTGCACAGAAGTTCTTGGTTTCTGGAAAATCACAGTCTGAAAATTTCCCTTTACAATTCAgttacacaaacacaaaagtaCATTGATATGAATTTGGGCCAAtataatttgaaatattttgcCTACTAGCCCACATACTGGAGTATTTAGTTTGCCTCGGGCAAACAGACACGCTCACATACACACGCACACTGTGTAAACGCTGATATGTCCTCTTTGAAGGGAGTGTAAACTGATGAGGAAACCCAATCCACTTCCTTTGTGCGCTCAGACAAACAGCACGGACTCAGAGCTGGAGCCCAAACACTGAGGGACAAAAACTCCATGCATCTACTGCCTATAAAATCATTAAGAATCCAGATTTAGCCTAATCCACAATTCAAAAGGTTTTATAACTAGGAAATGACTAGGAAAGTCATGTCCAGCACAATCCACAAAACCAGTTTGGGGGATATTTGTCTACCCTCATGATCACACTGGAAAGACTGCTGAGGTGGTCACACCAGAGATTAATCAGTATATGTTTGTTTGGAAGAgaaacattaaatgtttatgcTAAAAATAAGGATGTTTAAAAAAGATCATTCAGAGTTTCAACCTATTTCAGGGTCTCAACAAATTTTTTTGACCAATGAATTTCCAGGAATTTTTAAGGAcgttgtaacacagttcgtaagtatgggaagaaggaggcgggaaccagcgaacattcaacgtaactttaattcaaaataaacaaagaacaaaacgaaagtaaataaacataaacacaaacataataaaatgtaaaataaagtccaggcctggtcctctctcgtccttcactgtagtcgctcctccttttatgctcccggagctcctccgtgagggactcaaggccggtgcgcctcccaggtgaagctcattaacactcgcgccaccggcctcgcgccgttccctcacggctctcgcccgccctggtcgccacagacGTTTTTAGTCAATATACTCTCGCAAAGAATAACCTCTTGCATAAAtagcccctatttgggtgtgagcaaaaacacacagtttttgtgtgtgcccctttaaatgcaaatgagctgctgctcccagtcCCCTTcccagaagagggcagagctttaacagctcgcggtTTGgatactcaacaacaacaaaactggagaatctcacataACCAAAATGTCAGAAATTGTGAGTTGctgtgttcagccttacatgttcaaaccggagtcggacactaatggagagactcaagaagaagttacaacttttagaatgcaactggacgtggataaatttatgtagcttATGTGGAGTTAAGTTGATTcattcaactcatcaactagcatgtaccgtcatgttaatcttttgtgcaagtCCAGCAATGAACTGACCCTCGTTTGTAAAGCAGTTCGCCGTAAAATGACACACTTTACTGACTTTCTTCGGCACATTTCCTTCATAAATGAAATTCAACCACAGTGTCCTCAGTACCTCAGATGCTGGGAGTCTACAGAGACTCTTATGTTCGTTGGTACATCCAATAAcagaacatttgtaatgtttttggcGCAGACATTGTGTATCTCCAGCTGCTACAGTGAGTAAACAGAAATGGCAGACTGCTGCGGCTCACTTTGGGCGGTATCTATGCTAATAGGACAGATCGTCACCAGTCATGGGTGGGGCTTCCCCCTACTCTTAATCTGTAACTACACATTTGGAGCGACTTAAAagtgaaaaagttaattttgcataataggtccactttaagttatttgtaattattattttattacagtaattCCACTGAAAACAGACCTTAATATTTAGTGCATCAGTAAAGGCTGGAATGATTCACACGACTtctaaaatatgaatatattttaaaggcataatgaactgcgttgttttattgtcttataatgtttcctggggtgcacttataaagttagtatgctttttacataaaaaattggcataatttagaaataaaaggcacttttcctaccctgattttagccctctggtttgaacgctctgttttaaggggagtgtctgctgtgagacttcagtgtaaacgcccactgctgtgattggctgacatctttccatttgaaattcTCTATAGTTTTGCATATCAGTCACGACAAACTcgcactgtttgattgacagcttcagcgcacgctgctccaacgattgcaaatggagctttctttgatcgctttctttatataatttaatcactgttaaataacagattattttcatcctactaagagaaacaacacaagttgacgtttagtcactggtttgatttactgacacaccgacaaagaacatctgactgtacatgaatcattacatatcagatcaggcattagaattaaaggtcccgtttttcgtggttttttgaagctttgattgtgtttatagtgtgcaatataacatgtgttcatgtttcgcgtgtaaaaaaaacagtatttttcacataatttacttatctgtataccgctgtttccactgtcataaaaacgggctgatgacttccttgttctatgaagtccctagagaaatacgtaacgagttctgattgtgccagcggttcctgtgttgtgattcgacagcagcttagcgctccttgcccggaaaggtcacgcctcttaccatagaTGCACgcactcagtgttattgtaaacatgtctttaattttaccctatcaatttgagccggaatcagacccggtgattggactgcgggatgaaaataacagcgtttcgacgacatggcgacaaacacactctacaaacgcaactcttgtgtattcctgtgggcggaggttagtcaaaaactgttttagtgacgtcattaaagaaggaagtagagggatgtagtccaaactggccgttcgatgtaggcgacttctgttaaataaaatatctcgcttggcattgaactttgagctttaaaattgtacagattttatttatactctaacaacaacattacacactaactaaagtttgaaacatgggatcacgaagaacgggacctttaacacagttacttacatgttgtcgCATTACTGCTGAGTCCAGGCACTACACAATATTTTGGAATCCTCAAcagcatgtttattgcttggtagtTTGATCTGGTTTAGCACCACGTATGTTACTTAGActacctattctattgcatgtcatgcgCGAAtctgtgggcggggctaaacaggcagtgatgaagtaggtgttgatcttcttctgcggaggcagtgcttgctgccctttgacgtcatagatccccactttgaAAAACCTGTCGtttgctgggtctggtgtcaataaaagcttttattggactaacaaggaagttttcagtgcTGAAACtcacaggatattcttatagtacgatgacttcttatatatcaaaagctcaaggaaaggTTGATTTCTTagttcatcacccctttaaaacattaaacatcatACAGTTGCCAACTTTGCAAATGATTACTGGGCATGATTACTCAAATGGTTACTGGGCATATGAGGATCACACACTACCAGTCACAACAACAAGCTGTTCTGAACACAACAAACTCAAGGAGAAACATACGTCTTGTGGCTAGAATACACATGACGCTACGatatgtgttttaaaatcagGTCAAAAGATCAAAAAAGGCTGAAATCCTTCGGCTGGATGGAAGGAATCATAGTTTGatgcttaaaaaaaatcaaagcctGTGCCCATCATACACTATGCAATTTTCTGTGAAATCTGTCAACTTAGACTGCCCAAAATCTGCAGACTGCCTCTGACTCTTGGGGGCAAAAATCTGACCAGACTGAAGGCAAGTTCTTCCACATTAGACTCAGTGTATTATTTCATTATGAATAAGAAAGGGTCCTCCCCAAACTGTTGCAACAATGATAAAAACACACCGTTCTCGATTGTATGCTGTCAGAAACTTCTATAATCGAGATACATGAACCTACTGAAACTAGTGAAAAGTGAATTTGCATATGATCACTCATTGATTTTCCTTATTGCACCAACGTTGTACTCTACACCAGGGTATTGAGTCTGTAGACAAACAGTTAAATATTAGTAGTTGTTGTTACTTTAACCATCATGCGAGACCTATCCGATCCTTTGAGGTTTGAGAACTAGTCAATAATTGGAGGTCATTTTGCTGCTTGTGGACAAGCTAAGAAGTGTTACTCTCTGCAGCTTTCTTCAAACTGTGCCCTAGATTTAGCCCATGAAAGAGGGGGGTTACATGTAAAGTGCTGGTAAATTATGAATGGGCTGCTCTCTGATCTAGCAGTGCTGACTGCTTTAGCCTGAAGCTCGTCACATGTATTTTACGTTTGTATTATTCCTGCTTTTAGTGTTCACTCATAAAATACCAAGTAGTATTTTATGAGTGAACgtattaaatatgtatataaatgaaagtattaaatatgtAGTAAATTCAGATGAGGGGAAATAAACGTGTTGGCTAAACAAAGAGAGCTGATACAGTTCAAATAATTagaaatttaaatgtttttctttaaattcaaatataaatgaaatataaaattcaaAACTAAATATTAGAAATAAATCACTGGTTCTAGTTAATTTGGCTGTTGTATTATTTTTCAAGGTGCAGATGTCTGTAAAATGtctaataataatatctaataatacGCATGTCTAATAATGCTAATCAAAAGAGCTGATTATTTTGGCTAAATTGGGGTCAGTCAGggttatttcataatttttgcTGAATGACAGTTGAATTTTGTTCTTGACCAATAACAGGTCAAGTTTCTTTCTCGTCTCTTTTTTTCtccaggagtgtgtgtgtgcatgtggcCTCAGGTGGCGCAAGAGGACCATGGAGCCCGATGTCATCCGTCTGTACTCTTCCTCTCCCCCTCCACTGGATGAGGCTggagaggaagaagaggaggatgaGTTTGGTGAGTTCGGGGGTTTTGATGGCGGAGGAGTGTCGTCCAGTTTCAGCTTCTCGGACATCGACACGCCCACAACATTCAGCCAGTCAAACGCGCTGGAGGAGTCCCCACCTGACCTATACATCAAATCCATACAGAATGTTGCTGTATCGGAGAAGAGTGGATGGGCTAACGACGAGAGAAAAATGGTAGGAGAATCTATAAGCAGTATCGAGAAAACAGAGAAGGAATTATCTGAGATTGTCACAAATGGTGTGACGTTCTTCGATCAGAAGGTGTTCTCTGCTGAACATGGTCAGAACTCTCCCTCAATACTTCCTGATGTCCGAATCAGCAGCATAGGCGATGGACAAATCCTTAGTAATGGCTACAGTGAGTCTTGTATAAATTCAGAGCTGGACAGAGCTCTTCCCTCATGCTTGCAAAGCGCCGACACTGAAGTACACTCTGGACTGGGCGTCAACGTAGTTGATGTGTTAGACAGAAACCAGTTAATTAACCAAATGGACAATCTGACAGACTCAAACAATCACTCATCCCATAAAGAAGCATCTGAACCTGGAGAGACAGAAGTGAGACTGGAGCTATGTGGCGACTCCCAGTCGTCTAGTTGTAGAGATGCACAAGAACCTGATGGTGAGCATACAGAAAGGGAGAACTTTGTTGTTTGTGGTGACGCAGGTTCTCTGGACGGGTCTGCAGACTGTGTTGACATAGCCGAAACAGAGACGGCTCCCTCTGTGGATGTGGATCTAATTTCTGACACACAGCTAAGTGGAAACATAAAAGAAATTCATGGATCATTCGCAAACACAGAGGTGGAGAAGATGAGGACATTGATTTATCCGCAGACCCCACGGCCTACGAGGATTTTGGCGATTTCAGAGATGCAGCTCAGGGTTTTGCAGACTTCAGCCGGACTGAAACTATAACCCAGGAAGGATTTCCTGAATTCGTCACGGCAATGTCCAGGTGCTCCACGGATGATGAGTTTGGTGACACGGACACCCTGAAGGACTTCAAGGAGGAAGATGAGCTGGCTGACGAAGATGAGCTGGCTGAGGAAGCAGCGGACAATGAAGGAGCTTTTTGTTCTGAGTTGCCTCCCAGCGACAGTTTTGCCGACTTTAGTTCAGCTCCACTTGGAGGAGTGGCGGTGGGAGGGCAAGACAACTGGACTGCATTTGGACCACATAAAGGCACGGAAGAGGAACAGGATTCATGGGCCGCATTTGGGGAGGAACAGAGCACTTACCTGGGTAAAGAAGAACAAGATGTTGAGACTTCAACAGCGCCCTCTAGTGGTGACCTCCAGGGTAGCACTGTGAGTCATTTTGATGTTAATCACAATTCATGtcaattatttttgttaaaatgaatTGTAGTTCAATTAATGGATTTTAGTCTAATTGAAATCAAACcataaaatgtgtgtaaaaaGTTTAGATGAACTGCACCCTGAGTTTTCATCTCTTACAGGTTGAGTTCAGCTGCAAATTACAGCATCTCTTCAGAACTGCCTTCCCTTCAAACGTCCATTCTGAGGTCAGCGGGGTTACTGAGGTCCTGCCCCTCCACGAATTCCTGCAGGCTCAGGATCCTCAGGAGCAAAGGGATCCAAGCAGCTCTTTGGCACAGGAGTAAGAACTTAATTTGGCTACAAGCCTCTAAGATTTATTTGCACTTATTTCCAGAACATATTTGGGCTTGCTAGTATGAAAACCTATTCTTACTGtaccaaaaatatctttatatctcacaattgtgactttatttgttgtaattgtaacttaatatttcacaatgtgagtttatttcttgtTTTACCCCGAGGCTGTTTCCATTAATAGGAGCTCCATGactaatgtttaaatatatccTGTGTGTTTGGTTTGACTAGTTTTAGAGAAAGAACTCGGGATATGAAGGTCTTGGTTCATTTTTCTTTCTGCAGGAATTCATTGGCCTTGTGGTGCCACCTTCAGGACATCCTCGGCTCTCATGGCCTTAAATTCAAGTGGGCAGGTTCCCATAGCAACAGAATTCTTTTGGACTGCCTAGGAATCAGGAATATTGTGAGTTCTTGAAAGTACATTCCTCATAGACACGCAGTGTTGTCCATCACAGCTGGTTTCTCTCTCATGTGAAGTATATTTCTAGTCAGTAAACACTGATAAACAGACATTCACAGGGTTTAATGGTGACTAATTAGTGCTAACTTtttttactatttctttctttttttgatttgactttttttgcttttttctgtctatttatttttcttattccTCTGACAGTTGTTCACTGGAGACAAGCAGCAGCCAGTGATCGTGCCTATGTTTGCTGCCGGACTGGTGAGTAAAGTCCTAAGTCCTAAACCTCAAaaacataatattgtgaaatattattatagtttacTTACTGTTAtctatgttaaagggttagttcacccaaaaatgaaaattctgtcatttattacttaccctcatgctgttccacacccgtaagaacttcgttaatcttcagaacacaaattaagatattttagttgaaatacgatggctcagtgaggcctccatagggagcaatgacacttcctctctcaagatccataaaggtactaaaaacatttaaatcagttcatgtgagtacagtggttcaatattaatattataaagcgacgagaatatttttggagcgccaaaaaaacaaaataacgacttatatagtgatggctgatttcaaaacactgcttcaagaagcatcggagcataaatgaatcagtgtatcaaatcttctgttcggagcgccaaagtcacgtgattttagctgttggcagtttgacacgagatctgaatcatgattcgacacactgattcataatgctccgatgcttcctgaagcagtgttttgatattggccatcactaaataagtcgttatttagtttttttgccgctccaaaaatattctcgtcgctttataatattaatattgaaccactgtactcacatgaactgatttaaatgtttttagtacctttatggatcttgagagaggaagtgtcattgctccctatggaggcctcactgagccatcgtatttcaactaaaatatcttaatttgtgttctgaagattaacgaagttcttacgggtgtggaacagcatgagggtaagtaataaatgacagaattttcatttttgggtgaactaaccctttaacatattttaaaatttaagttattactctgatggcaaagctgaattttaagcatcattactcaTGAGACATTACTGCTTATTTGCtgatttctcattattatcaatgttgaaaacagttgtgctgcttaatgtttttatgaaaactctgatacagtttttttcaggactgttttatgaatataaagttcaaatgaacagcatcttt from Megalobrama amblycephala isolate DHTTF-2021 linkage group LG5, ASM1881202v1, whole genome shotgun sequence encodes the following:
- the aftphb gene encoding LOW QUALITY PROTEIN: aftiphilin (The sequence of the model RefSeq protein was modified relative to this genomic sequence to represent the inferred CDS: inserted 1 base in 1 codon); amino-acid sequence: MEPDVIRLYSSSPPPLDEAGEEEEEDEFGEFGGFDGGGVSSSFSFSDIDTPTTFSQSNALEESPPDLYIKSIQNVAVSEKSGWANDERKMVGESISSIEKTEKELSEIVTNGVTFFDQKVFSAEHGQNSPSILPDVRISSIGDGQILSNGYSESCINSELDRALPSCLQSADTEVHSGLGVNVVDVLDRNQLINQMDNLTDSNNHSSHKEASEPGETEVRLELCGDSQSSSCRDAQEPDGEHTERENFVVCGDAGSLDGSADCVDIAETETAPSVDVDLISDTQLSGNIKEIHGSFANTEXGEDEDIDLSADPTAYEDFGDFRDAAQGFADFSRTETITQEGFPEFVTAMSRCSTDDEFGDTDTLKDFKEEDELADEDELAEEAADNEGAFCSELPPSDSFADFSSAPLGGVAVGGQDNWTAFGPHKGTEEEQDSWAAFGEEQSTYLGKEEQDVETSTAPSSGDLQGSTVEFSCKLQHLFRTAFPSNVHSEVSGVTEVLPLHEFLQAQDPQEQRDPSSSLAQENSLALWCHLQDILGSHGLKFKWAGSHSNRILLDCLGIRNILFTGDKQQPVIVPMFAAGLGMLEPTKESQKSPASPALFPSTPVESGNILCTQVAPSLALSIDAQDGGFSGLNLDYFGPVDECSSDSETDTPLPGVDPEIYELTTAKIENNTTGRSIADAFTKLMESMEKTRTTARRPEKDEKISEEAAKVISILPDLSFMQARVLMFPSVLTPAANHI